The Candidatus Lernaella stagnicola genome includes a window with the following:
- a CDS encoding helix-turn-helix domain-containing protein, whose protein sequence is MSLPRKIDPLLARQVDKIVADVERDLPAKAFLDTGEVAAGLDVSIRTVQRMVQNRYLPSFRSRGHLLIPRSAVLEFVRANSAPAYPRRARDYDE, encoded by the coding sequence GTGAGTCTCCCTCGTAAAATCGACCCGTTGCTCGCCCGCCAGGTGGACAAGATCGTCGCCGACGTCGAGCGCGACTTACCCGCGAAGGCTTTCCTCGATACCGGCGAGGTGGCCGCCGGTCTCGACGTGTCAATCCGCACCGTCCAGCGAATGGTGCAAAACCGCTATCTACCATCGTTCCGTTCGCGTGGCCACCTCCTGATCCCGCGCTCTGCCGTCCTCGAATTCGTCCGCGCTAACTCCGCCCCGGCGTATCCGCGCCGCGCCCGAGATTACGATGAGTAG
- a CDS encoding GntG family PLP-dependent aldolase has translation MSLRVDLRSDTVTKPGPDMLQAMIEAEVGDDVLGDDPTTKKLEEKTAAMLGTEAALFFPSGTMSNQTAIEVQTAPGDEIICDVGAHLYVYESGGPAFIAHVSVCTIEGHHGIITAPMIEKRIRPDNIHAPQTRLICLENTHNRAGGRVFPVETMAEVGRLAAEHGLRIHLDGARIWNAAVARGIPVTEWTQWADTINVCLSKGLGAPIGSLLAGDEETIARARWTRKRLGGGMRQVGLMAGAGLYALEYHIPRLADDHANARALAEGLNGLPGLNVRPGETDTNIVMIDLTEDCRFTGPELQALLTEYDVHVIAMSPGRIRAVTHLDVDRAGIDRAVEVFAGLLEQ, from the coding sequence ATGAGCCTACGAGTCGACTTACGGTCCGATACCGTCACCAAACCCGGCCCCGATATGTTGCAGGCGATGATCGAGGCCGAGGTTGGCGACGACGTGCTCGGCGACGATCCCACCACGAAAAAGCTGGAAGAAAAAACCGCTGCGATGCTGGGCACAGAGGCGGCGCTTTTTTTCCCCAGCGGCACGATGTCCAACCAAACGGCCATCGAGGTGCAAACCGCGCCGGGCGACGAAATCATTTGCGACGTCGGCGCGCACTTGTACGTTTACGAAAGCGGTGGCCCGGCGTTCATCGCCCACGTGTCGGTGTGCACGATCGAGGGGCATCACGGGATCATCACCGCCCCGATGATTGAGAAGCGCATTCGGCCCGACAACATCCACGCACCGCAAACCCGCTTGATTTGCCTGGAAAACACGCACAACCGCGCCGGCGGCCGGGTTTTTCCGGTCGAAACCATGGCAGAGGTGGGGCGGTTGGCGGCCGAGCACGGCCTGCGAATCCATTTGGACGGTGCGCGCATCTGGAACGCCGCAGTGGCCCGCGGCATTCCGGTCACCGAATGGACCCAATGGGCGGATACGATCAACGTCTGCTTGTCGAAAGGGTTGGGCGCGCCGATCGGCTCGCTGTTGGCCGGCGACGAGGAAACCATCGCGCGGGCCCGGTGGACGCGCAAGCGGCTGGGCGGCGGCATGCGGCAGGTCGGGCTGATGGCCGGGGCCGGTTTGTACGCGCTCGAGTACCACATTCCACGGCTCGCCGACGACCACGCCAACGCCCGCGCCCTGGCCGAAGGGCTCAACGGCCTGCCGGGCCTGAACGTGCGGCCCGGCGAGACCGACACCAATATCGTGATGATCGACCTGACCGAAGACTGCCGCTTCACCGGGCCGGAACTGCAGGCGCTGCTCACCGAATACGACGTGCACGTGATCGCTATGTCGCCCGGGCGGATACGCGCCGTTACGCATCTGGATGTCGATCGCGCCGGTATCGATCGCGCGGTGGAAGTGTTCGCCGGGCTGCTGGAGCAGTAG
- a CDS encoding sigma 54-interacting transcriptional regulator, translating to MWFLEIEERGRERLRVRLPAEGLSVGGADAEVQLPGITNTVKITPSRRVVWVERGGEREEVAPEEPVYMGGFALRPSLRSHEEGDMAAEAARTKTLRFDAGRDTLTTIESRLLVTGGPDAPRSVELGERALVIGSHGGCDVVLTDEFVSGRHARLSLGTDGWIVHDLESRNGVLVEDVKVTEAPVPPGTSIRLGESTLVIEAATDSEIVVPAAETLFAGMVGRSEAMRRIFSLVRKVAAVDVTVLVQGPTGCGKELVARALHNHGRRRNGPFVAVNCGSIVKELVASELFGHVKGAFTGANADRPGMFELADGGTLFLDEIAELPLGLQAHLLRVLEEREVRRVGAKRNITIDVRVVAATHRDLAEEVKEGRFREDLYYRLDMVPILVPSLRVRREDIPLLAGHLLQREATRQGLDKAPTIDDEAHKTLAAYDWPGNVRELANVMGRALVLAGDSDVITAGDLLLRPARAASGDLPTLAEAEAELIRRAITEYSKREAAERLGIAASTLYEKIKKYGID from the coding sequence ATGTGGTTCCTGGAAATTGAAGAGCGAGGCCGCGAACGATTGCGTGTTCGGTTGCCTGCCGAGGGCTTGTCAGTCGGCGGCGCCGACGCCGAAGTGCAACTTCCCGGTATCACAAATACGGTGAAGATAACGCCGTCGCGGCGCGTGGTGTGGGTGGAGCGAGGCGGCGAACGTGAAGAGGTGGCTCCGGAAGAGCCGGTGTATATGGGAGGATTTGCGCTTCGTCCCAGCCTCCGAAGCCATGAGGAAGGCGACATGGCTGCCGAGGCCGCTCGCACGAAAACGCTGCGTTTCGACGCCGGGCGCGACACGCTGACCACGATCGAAAGCCGCCTGCTGGTTACCGGCGGGCCCGACGCGCCGCGTAGCGTCGAGTTGGGCGAGCGGGCGCTGGTCATCGGCAGCCACGGCGGTTGCGACGTGGTGTTGACCGATGAATTCGTATCGGGCCGCCATGCGCGCTTGAGTTTGGGAACCGACGGCTGGATCGTGCACGACCTGGAAAGTCGCAACGGCGTGCTGGTTGAGGACGTGAAAGTCACCGAAGCCCCGGTCCCGCCGGGAACGTCGATTCGCCTGGGAGAAAGCACGCTGGTCATCGAGGCCGCCACCGACAGTGAGATCGTCGTGCCGGCGGCGGAGACGTTGTTCGCCGGCATGGTGGGACGCAGCGAGGCGATGCGACGCATTTTCTCGCTGGTCCGCAAGGTCGCGGCGGTGGACGTGACCGTGTTGGTGCAGGGGCCGACGGGTTGCGGCAAGGAGCTGGTGGCGCGGGCGCTGCACAACCACGGCCGGCGTCGCAACGGTCCCTTCGTGGCGGTCAATTGCGGCTCGATCGTCAAGGAACTGGTGGCCAGCGAGCTTTTCGGACACGTCAAAGGCGCGTTCACCGGCGCCAACGCCGACCGGCCGGGTATGTTCGAACTGGCCGACGGCGGCACCTTGTTCCTCGACGAAATCGCCGAACTGCCCTTGGGGCTTCAGGCCCATTTGCTGCGCGTGCTCGAGGAGCGGGAAGTGCGGCGGGTGGGCGCGAAGCGAAACATCACCATCGACGTGCGCGTTGTGGCGGCGACCCACCGCGACTTGGCCGAAGAAGTGAAAGAAGGGCGGTTTCGCGAAGACCTCTACTACCGTCTGGACATGGTGCCTATCCTCGTACCGTCGCTGCGGGTCCGGCGCGAGGATATTCCGCTGCTGGCCGGTCATTTGCTGCAGCGGGAGGCGACACGCCAAGGACTCGACAAAGCGCCCACGATCGACGACGAAGCGCACAAGACACTGGCCGCCTACGATTGGCCGGGCAACGTGCGCGAACTGGCCAACGTGATGGGCCGCGCCCTGGTTTTGGCGGGCGACAGCGACGTGATTACGGCGGGCGATCTGCTGCTGCGGCCGGCGCGCGCCGCGAGCGGCGATTTGCCGACCCTGGCCGAGGCGGAGGCCGAACTGATTCGCCGCGCTATCACCGAGTACTCGAAGCGGGAAGCGGCCGAACGCTTGGGGATTGCCGCCTCGACGCTTTATGAAAAAATAAAGAAGTACGGAATCGATTGA
- a CDS encoding CPBP family intramembrane metalloprotease, with protein MSGRGETSTFAIAGSAGVAVLAYLLVAVTAFRSLGGMPGDLFFVAVQLMSLPVAWWAMRALGATRIRSDLTPITESAALAGGLLLAMLALIGTRPAVGDTLTFFPAAVLAALVIAVAEESLFRGALIPLLARRFGFFPAVVFGAALFGAGHLQAGIGSGLAAFLVGLALGGLYLRSGLGACVVFHAAFNILAGPFFGLHVGGLPWPGLLEPALSHDPLSSLPVQLGALLLALWWAPFGVRRGDVRRRAA; from the coding sequence ATGAGCGGGCGCGGCGAAACATCCACCTTCGCCATAGCGGGATCAGCGGGCGTGGCGGTGCTGGCCTACCTGCTCGTGGCGGTCACAGCCTTCCGATCCCTCGGCGGCATGCCGGGCGATTTGTTCTTCGTCGCTGTTCAACTGATGTCGCTGCCCGTTGCGTGGTGGGCGATGCGAGCCTTGGGCGCGACGCGGATACGTAGCGACCTGACGCCGATCACCGAAAGTGCGGCGCTGGCCGGCGGCTTGCTGCTGGCCATGCTGGCCCTGATCGGCACGCGCCCAGCGGTGGGCGATACCCTCACTTTTTTCCCGGCGGCGGTACTGGCGGCATTGGTGATCGCGGTCGCGGAAGAATCGTTGTTTCGCGGCGCGTTGATACCGCTGCTGGCCCGGCGCTTCGGCTTCTTCCCGGCGGTGGTGTTCGGCGCGGCGCTATTTGGAGCCGGGCACCTGCAGGCCGGGATCGGATCGGGGCTCGCCGCGTTTTTGGTCGGCCTGGCCCTGGGCGGTCTGTATTTGCGCAGCGGTTTGGGTGCATGCGTGGTGTTTCACGCCGCGTTCAACATCCTGGCCGGTCCTTTTTTTGGCTTGCACGTCGGCGGCCTGCCTTGGCCGGGCCTACTGGAGCCGGCGTTGTCGCATGACCCTCTCTCTTCTCTTCCAGTGCAATTGGGAGCCCTGTTGTTGGCGCTTTGGTGGGCGCCGTTCGGCGTGCGCCGTGGTGACGTTCGGCGTCGCGCGGCGTAA
- a CDS encoding C25 family cysteine peptidase encodes MSRNKRLVIWLWIALLCLACAACGTGGNDDDDTKHDAIDDDDDTIDDDDNDNDTSPPPPVGGTDYILIGPQALLEAAEPLAEHHAVMGKNVWSASLEEIAPTTNAEERARLIREYLQSAYDAARRQYVLLVGDHQTIPAVYMDPDPTWPGLYAGLSDVYYGDLAGDFDFDGDGRYGEWEDDVYDYVPEMFVGRLPFHEPERVHAVAEQSVAFALEDADHKWDTLLAAGNISIPGDAAIIMEAMVNWIVAPGGYGCWRMYEAGGFIEPDGLLDHENFVERVASHPPGMTVWASHGNAACASAGEPFVCNTDAESFAANPPGVMMSSGCRNADLSVYDNLGASLLGSGAVAFVGSTTTTDPGMLGEGSLVFLTMVDRALNGNLPLAEALAVARGRYMELFFQPDGFYDVGLFWMNFFGFTLLGDPALRYWAEEPAER; translated from the coding sequence ATGAGCCGCAATAAACGCCTCGTGATCTGGCTGTGGATCGCGCTTCTTTGCCTCGCCTGCGCGGCGTGCGGCACCGGCGGAAACGATGACGACGACACAAAACACGACGCTATCGATGACGACGACGACACAATCGATGACGACGACAACGACAATGACACATCGCCCCCGCCGCCGGTGGGCGGTACGGACTACATTCTCATCGGTCCGCAGGCCTTGCTCGAGGCCGCCGAACCCCTGGCCGAGCACCACGCCGTCATGGGCAAAAACGTGTGGAGCGCGTCGTTGGAAGAAATCGCTCCCACCACCAACGCCGAGGAGCGCGCCCGCCTGATCCGCGAGTACCTGCAAAGCGCCTACGACGCCGCCCGGCGCCAGTACGTGCTGCTGGTCGGCGACCATCAGACGATCCCCGCCGTGTACATGGATCCCGACCCGACCTGGCCGGGTTTGTACGCGGGCTTGTCGGATGTTTACTACGGCGACCTGGCGGGCGATTTCGATTTCGACGGCGACGGGCGATACGGCGAGTGGGAAGACGATGTGTACGACTACGTGCCGGAAATGTTCGTCGGCCGCTTGCCCTTCCACGAGCCCGAACGAGTCCACGCCGTGGCCGAGCAGAGCGTCGCCTTTGCTCTCGAGGACGCCGACCATAAATGGGACACGCTGCTGGCCGCGGGGAATATTTCCATTCCCGGCGATGCGGCGATCATCATGGAAGCGATGGTGAATTGGATCGTCGCCCCGGGCGGTTACGGCTGCTGGCGGATGTATGAAGCGGGCGGTTTTATTGAACCCGACGGTTTGCTGGATCACGAAAATTTCGTGGAGCGCGTGGCCTCGCACCCGCCGGGCATGACCGTGTGGGCCAGTCACGGCAACGCGGCGTGCGCGTCCGCGGGCGAGCCGTTTGTGTGCAACACCGACGCGGAAAGTTTCGCCGCCAATCCGCCCGGCGTGATGATGAGTTCCGGTTGCCGCAACGCCGATTTGAGCGTGTATGACAACCTGGGCGCGTCGCTGCTGGGAAGCGGGGCGGTGGCGTTTGTCGGTTCGACCACGACGACGGATCCCGGAATGCTCGGCGAGGGCAGCTTGGTGTTTTTGACGATGGTCGACCGCGCGCTCAACGGCAACCTGCCGCTGGCCGAGGCGTTGGCGGTGGCGCGGGGCCGGTACATGGAATTGTTTTTCCAGCCCGACGGCTTCTACGACGTCGGCCTGTTCTGGATGAACTTTTTCGGCTTTACGCTGCTGGGCGACCCGGCGCTGCGGTACTGGGCCGAAGAGCCGGCGGAACGATGA
- a CDS encoding ATP-binding cassette domain-containing protein: protein MIEVKNLYKKYGDFAAVRGVDFKVKKGRILGFLGPNGAGKTTTMRIITGYMPATSGSVTIGTHDIFTKPMEARRHMGYLPEIPPLYPDLTVRQYLRFVAKIKGVPRREVEANVDRVIDQCGVRDYENKRIAVMSKGYKQRVGLAQALVSDPEVLILDEPTIGLDPNQIKEIRGLIRSLAGDHTVILSTHILPEVTMTCDDVVIIDQGRVVAADTLENLTKTGGGRARTYLRLAEPNEKTRRLLEDTPGVAKVEPGAESGVFLVTGEPNLDPSPDIALLVMQQGWGLLEMRHERPTLEEIFAQLTIGAREGASHA from the coding sequence ATGATTGAAGTGAAAAATCTGTACAAGAAATATGGCGATTTCGCGGCGGTCCGTGGCGTGGATTTCAAAGTGAAAAAAGGCCGGATTCTCGGCTTCTTGGGGCCCAACGGCGCCGGGAAGACGACCACGATGCGCATCATTACCGGCTACATGCCCGCGACCTCCGGTTCGGTCACCATCGGCACGCACGATATTTTCACGAAGCCGATGGAAGCCCGCCGCCACATGGGCTACCTGCCGGAAATCCCGCCGCTTTATCCCGACTTGACCGTCCGCCAATACCTTCGTTTCGTCGCCAAAATCAAGGGCGTGCCGCGGCGTGAGGTGGAAGCCAACGTCGACCGCGTGATCGACCAGTGCGGCGTTCGGGACTACGAGAACAAGCGGATCGCCGTGATGAGCAAAGGATACAAGCAGCGCGTCGGGCTGGCCCAGGCGCTGGTTTCCGACCCCGAGGTGCTCATCCTCGACGAACCCACGATCGGCCTGGACCCCAACCAGATCAAGGAGATCCGCGGGCTGATTCGCTCCCTGGCGGGCGACCACACGGTGATCCTCTCCACCCACATCCTGCCCGAAGTCACGATGACCTGCGACGACGTGGTGATCATCGACCAGGGGCGGGTCGTGGCGGCCGATACCCTGGAAAACCTTACGAAAACCGGCGGCGGACGCGCCCGCACCTACCTGCGCCTGGCCGAGCCGAACGAAAAAACCCGCCGCCTGCTGGAAGATACGCCGGGCGTGGCGAAGGTGGAACCGGGCGCTGAGTCGGGTGTGTTTCTCGTTACCGGCGAGCCCAATCTGGACCCCTCGCCGGACATCGCCCTGCTGGTCATGCAGCAAGGCTGGGGGCTTTTGGAAATGCGTCACGAGCGCCCGACGCTGGAAGAAATTTTCGCTCAACTGACCATCGGCGCCAGAGAGGGGGCGAGCCATGCGTAA
- a CDS encoding ABC transporter permease subunit, with protein MRNILAIAGKELRQFFGGAVAYVVMTAFFMLTGFFFYDMIMSYNRYIGYAQMQPMYMQQLNINDMIVTPLFQNINVILLLIVPLITMRLFAEERNQGTDELLLTSPVSIGQIVTGKLLSALAFYALLLVMTFVYPAILAKYAMPDLGKLITGYVGLLLMGACFISFGLFASTLTRSQLVAAITSFAVLLVFWILGWIAESQPGIVGEVMRYLAMTEHFERFGQGVIELSDVTYFISFILFFWFLATRAVESTRWR; from the coding sequence ATGCGTAACATTCTCGCCATCGCCGGCAAAGAGCTCCGGCAGTTTTTCGGCGGCGCAGTGGCCTACGTGGTGATGACGGCCTTTTTCATGCTGACCGGCTTTTTCTTCTACGACATGATCATGTCCTACAACCGCTACATCGGTTACGCCCAAATGCAGCCGATGTACATGCAGCAACTCAACATCAACGACATGATCGTCACGCCGCTGTTTCAAAACATCAACGTGATCCTGCTGCTGATTGTGCCGCTGATCACGATGCGCCTGTTCGCCGAGGAGCGGAATCAAGGCACCGATGAACTGCTGCTGACCAGCCCGGTCAGTATCGGCCAAATCGTCACGGGCAAGCTGCTCTCGGCGCTTGCTTTTTACGCGCTGCTGCTCGTGATGACCTTCGTGTACCCCGCCATTCTGGCCAAATACGCGATGCCCGATCTGGGCAAGCTGATCACTGGATACGTCGGCCTGCTGCTGATGGGCGCGTGCTTCATCAGTTTCGGCTTGTTCGCCAGCACCCTCACGCGCAGCCAACTTGTGGCGGCGATCACCAGTTTCGCCGTGTTGCTCGTGTTTTGGATCCTCGGTTGGATCGCGGAATCGCAACCGGGCATTGTTGGCGAAGTGATGCGTTACCTGGCGATGACCGAACACTTTGAGCGTTTCGGCCAAGGCGTCATCGAGTTGTCCGACGTGACGTATTTCATCAGCTTCATTCTGTTCTTCTGGTTCCTGGCCACTCGCGCTGTGGAATCCACGAGGTGGAGGTAA
- a CDS encoding Gldg family protein encodes MKTFARIWFWEGLVLVVFAGLSLLFLNFEAVYELLFPLVMGGLGLLGLTIALVIHVANWSKHKEDQLERESGTMLKFGTNAVVYTVVFLGILVFANVIVAGRSKKFDLTSAHVNTLSDQSATVLENIPPGGQIELVGFFKAGESAPFEKLAEKYTDVSDRVVSQVIDPDLHPEAVARYAITERGAVAVTCDRPELSEQEKFAQPACTGQTNVTLDITEQGLTSAVMKVSAPQGGAVYFLEGHGEVPLDGNEKRGFALIKKRLENENLTLKPLLLLTAGAVPADAGLVVVAGPTKKLPENEVQILKQYADGGGRLIIMADPMTETGLEGLLAEYGISLMDNVIVDRQVKLFEGSVLGLDPVVLDYGVHEITKKFGENPTIFHEARSLKIAAPKGVIVEPFLSSGTQSWGETDFAFYDNADDQPVLRDGEDTRGPLVLGATATRKIGEGDAAKTAKLVVIGDADFAGNLYVAQGFNADLFFNAINWATGQEAYISIRANTFAPDVFTLTQKDTALIFFASVFLLPQLVVMFGIGVAIFRRRE; translated from the coding sequence ATGAAGACTTTTGCCCGCATCTGGTTTTGGGAAGGCTTGGTGTTGGTGGTTTTCGCCGGCCTCAGCCTCTTGTTTCTGAATTTCGAAGCCGTTTACGAACTGCTTTTCCCGCTGGTCATGGGCGGTCTCGGATTGCTCGGATTGACGATCGCCTTGGTGATCCATGTCGCCAACTGGAGCAAGCACAAAGAGGATCAACTCGAACGCGAAAGCGGCACGATGTTGAAGTTCGGCACGAATGCCGTTGTTTACACCGTGGTGTTTCTCGGCATCCTCGTGTTCGCAAACGTCATCGTCGCCGGGCGGTCCAAGAAATTCGACCTCACCTCGGCCCATGTCAACACGCTTTCGGATCAGTCCGCCACGGTGCTGGAAAACATTCCGCCCGGCGGACAAATCGAGTTGGTCGGCTTCTTCAAAGCCGGGGAAAGCGCGCCTTTTGAAAAACTCGCCGAAAAGTACACCGATGTCAGCGACCGGGTCGTCTCGCAAGTCATCGACCCCGACCTGCACCCGGAGGCCGTCGCCCGCTACGCCATCACCGAACGCGGCGCCGTCGCGGTAACCTGCGACAGGCCCGAGCTGTCCGAACAGGAAAAGTTCGCCCAGCCCGCCTGCACCGGACAAACCAACGTGACGCTCGACATCACCGAGCAGGGATTGACCAGCGCCGTCATGAAAGTCAGCGCGCCGCAAGGTGGCGCGGTGTACTTTCTCGAAGGCCACGGCGAAGTGCCTCTGGACGGCAACGAGAAACGCGGCTTCGCGCTCATTAAAAAAAGGCTCGAAAACGAAAACCTGACCCTCAAACCCCTATTGCTGCTGACCGCCGGCGCCGTGCCGGCCGACGCGGGATTGGTCGTCGTGGCCGGGCCGACGAAGAAATTGCCCGAAAACGAAGTGCAGATTCTCAAGCAATACGCCGACGGCGGCGGTCGCTTGATCATCATGGCCGACCCGATGACCGAGACCGGCTTGGAAGGATTGCTGGCCGAGTACGGAATCTCGTTGATGGACAACGTCATCGTCGACCGGCAGGTGAAGCTCTTCGAAGGTTCGGTGCTGGGTCTTGATCCGGTCGTGCTGGATTACGGCGTCCACGAAATCACCAAGAAATTCGGCGAGAATCCCACGATCTTCCACGAGGCTCGTTCTTTGAAAATTGCCGCGCCGAAAGGCGTGATTGTTGAGCCCTTCCTGAGTTCCGGCACCCAGAGTTGGGGCGAGACCGATTTCGCGTTCTACGACAATGCCGACGATCAGCCGGTGTTGCGCGACGGCGAGGACACGCGCGGGCCGCTGGTGCTGGGCGCGACAGCCACGCGCAAGATCGGCGAAGGCGACGCGGCAAAAACCGCCAAGCTCGTAGTGATCGGCGACGCGGATTTCGCCGGTAATCTCTACGTCGCACAGGGCTTCAACGCCGACCTGTTCTTTAACGCCATCAATTGGGCGACGGGACAGGAGGCGTACATTTCGATTCGCGCCAACACCTTCGCGCCCGACGTGTTCACGCTGACGCAAAAAGATACGGCGCTGATCTTCTTCGCCTCGGTCTTTCTGCTTCCGCAGCTTGTGGTGATGTTCGGCATCGGTGTCGCCATCTTCCGGAGGCGCGAATGA
- a CDS encoding DUF4340 domain-containing protein, with protein MNTKKTLILAIVLAALAMFVFLYELPHQREKEQVDTEGDKVVDLDFKAVRKITFERADSKLVFEKAPEGESWRMTEPFQDQTEQWSVQSLISAVQYARPERKITDVDEEAIRRFGLAEPRAVISYETGEVVKRVRIGGKNAVGNTAYVKPESESVVYLVSESSLSVLQKRPDDFRRTALLAPPDAEKKLHRVTLAAADAPPITLVGEKPAGEEDDDLVLPSDLTWHLDSPTGPIADQEVVKGILDRVAALKTGEFIDQPDETTLSGFEKPSLVVRAAYGRGENEIEIVLEVGAKKEKGAAFYARVTDRAAVMAVNQNDLQPFRVTRRGLRDRRLIPALDKEKVAMIDLQSPGASFRVSRSAGGWAFADERPVDAEKIEQLLENVLGWRAESLIDDRRVRKLSRAVRGSGVSHITFLGDEAQILESIRFSDVVVPGEIAPLRRWEKSKMEDVPGLDEKRLIALVSGGFEGAVYLVKPELLDDLPQSIDEIKKPVSEKPPVSGEDATPDAGD; from the coding sequence ATGAACACGAAAAAAACGCTGATCCTGGCCATCGTGCTTGCGGCGTTGGCGATGTTCGTCTTCCTCTACGAACTGCCGCACCAGCGGGAAAAGGAACAGGTTGACACCGAAGGCGACAAAGTCGTCGACCTCGACTTCAAGGCCGTGCGCAAAATCACCTTCGAGCGCGCCGACAGCAAGCTGGTGTTCGAAAAGGCGCCCGAAGGCGAATCATGGCGGATGACCGAGCCCTTCCAGGATCAAACCGAGCAATGGAGCGTGCAGTCGCTGATCAGCGCCGTGCAGTACGCCCGCCCGGAGCGCAAAATCACCGACGTAGACGAAGAAGCGATTCGCCGCTTCGGCCTGGCCGAACCGCGCGCCGTGATCTCCTACGAGACCGGTGAAGTGGTCAAGCGCGTGCGCATCGGCGGGAAAAACGCCGTCGGCAACACGGCCTACGTCAAACCCGAGAGCGAGAGCGTCGTCTACCTGGTTTCCGAGAGCAGCCTTTCGGTTCTACAAAAAAGGCCGGACGACTTCCGCCGGACCGCGCTGTTGGCGCCGCCGGATGCCGAAAAGAAACTGCACCGTGTCACCTTGGCCGCCGCCGACGCACCGCCGATCACCCTGGTCGGCGAAAAACCCGCCGGCGAAGAAGATGACGATCTGGTGCTACCCTCCGATTTGACATGGCACCTGGATTCGCCGACCGGGCCCATCGCCGATCAGGAAGTCGTCAAAGGCATCCTGGACAGGGTGGCTGCGCTCAAAACCGGCGAATTCATCGACCAACCCGATGAAACAACACTCAGCGGCTTCGAAAAGCCGAGCCTCGTGGTCCGCGCCGCTTACGGCCGGGGTGAGAATGAAATCGAAATCGTGCTGGAAGTCGGCGCAAAAAAGGAAAAAGGCGCCGCCTTCTACGCTCGCGTAACCGATCGCGCCGCGGTGATGGCCGTCAACCAAAACGACTTGCAACCCTTCCGGGTGACGCGTCGCGGCCTGCGAGACCGCCGCTTGATCCCCGCTTTGGACAAAGAAAAGGTCGCGATGATTGACTTGCAAAGCCCCGGGGCATCGTTTAGAGTGTCGCGCTCCGCCGGGGGCTGGGCATTTGCCGATGAGCGCCCGGTGGATGCGGAGAAGATCGAGCAATTGCTCGAAAACGTCTTGGGTTGGCGGGCCGAAAGCCTGATCGACGACCGGCGTGTCCGCAAGTTGTCGCGCGCCGTGCGCGGCAGCGGTGTCAGCCACATCACCTTCTTGGGTGACGAGGCGCAGATCCTTGAAAGTATTCGCTTTTCCGATGTGGTTGTGCCGGGCGAAATCGCGCCGTTGCGCCGCTGGGAAAAGTCAAAAATGGAAGACGTGCCGGGCCTGGATGAGAAGCGTTTGATCGCTCTGGTGTCCGGCGGTTTCGAGGGCGCTGTATACCTTGTGAAACCCGAGTTGCTGGACGATCTTCCCCAGAGCATAGATGAGATTAAGAAGCCGGTTTCGGAGAAACCCCCGGTAAGCGGGGAGGACGCAACTCCCGACGCCGGTGACTGA
- the rpoZ gene encoding DNA-directed RNA polymerase subunit omega: MARVTVEDCIERIPNRFALVLATSYRTKQLMRGSQYLGDTPTDNKFVVNALREIAANKVRLVQSLDDIDQIADDI, from the coding sequence ATGGCTCGCGTAACTGTTGAAGATTGCATCGAACGAATTCCCAATCGCTTTGCGTTGGTGCTGGCTACTTCCTACCGCACGAAGCAATTGATGCGCGGCAGCCAATACCTCGGCGATACACCCACCGACAACAAGTTTGTGGTCAACGCTTTGCGTGAGATCGCCGCCAATAAAGTGCGCCTGGTTCAGTCGCTTGACGACATCGACCAGATTGCGGACGACATTTAG